Proteins from a genomic interval of Tenacibaculum sp. SZ-18:
- a CDS encoding TetR family transcriptional regulator C-terminal domain-containing protein, translated as MAKKKNITKDEIISKYMDYVLTHNEEPKSVYLFSKEHNFDEQLFYTHFSSFKTIEGAVFEAFHSSTLNLLTKSEDYNSYDAKSKLLSYYYTLFENFNANRSYVVYVLQHKKDMLKKVKSLNHLKNHFKIFIESLEIEKLDLKQERLEKIQDRAITDSAWLQLIITLKFWLEDTSPSFEKTDIFIEKSVNTSFELINIAPVKSVIDLGKFIYKEVVRK; from the coding sequence ATGGCGAAAAAAAAGAACATCACAAAAGACGAAATAATTAGTAAGTATATGGATTATGTATTGACACATAACGAAGAACCGAAGTCTGTCTACTTATTTAGTAAAGAGCACAATTTTGATGAACAATTATTTTACACTCATTTTTCATCATTTAAAACAATTGAAGGAGCAGTGTTTGAGGCTTTTCATTCTAGTACTTTAAATCTTCTTACTAAAAGTGAAGATTATAATTCTTATGATGCTAAAAGTAAATTATTAAGCTATTACTACACGCTTTTTGAAAACTTCAATGCGAATAGAAGTTATGTTGTCTACGTCTTGCAACATAAGAAGGATATGTTGAAGAAGGTTAAAAGTTTAAATCACTTAAAAAATCATTTCAAAATATTTATTGAAAGTTTAGAGATTGAAAAATTGGATTTAAAGCAAGAACGTTTGGAAAAAATACAGGATCGTGCCATAACAGATAGTGCATGGCTCCAACTAATTATTACTTTAAAGTTTTGGTTAGAAGATACATCACCATCGTTTGAAAAGACAGATATATTTATTGAAAAGTCTGTAAATACAAGTTTTGAATTAATAAATATTGCACCAGTTAAAAGTGTTATCGATTTAGGTAAATTTATATATAAAGAAGTAGTGAGAAAATGA
- a CDS encoding TetR/AcrR family transcriptional regulator — translation MDELLSNIKIEVPEGIYIKNPESSELGKKIVEHSIILIDEIGFEDFTFKKLGQLIGSNESSIYRYFESKHMLLIYLSSWYWRWIEYQLVIETFSIKDSTEKLIQAIEVVTRTTEEDKNFSHINEVILNKIIINENSKSYLTKRVDSENKEGYFSSYKRVVKRLASIVSDHNKTYEFPTSLASSITEGALHQQFLKLHFKTITNCNNNISPTKFYTDLILKILSND, via the coding sequence ATGGATGAATTACTTTCAAATATTAAAATAGAAGTCCCTGAGGGAATCTATATTAAAAATCCTGAATCTTCTGAATTAGGAAAAAAAATTGTAGAACATAGCATCATACTTATTGATGAAATTGGTTTTGAAGATTTTACTTTCAAAAAGTTAGGCCAACTTATAGGGTCTAATGAAAGTTCAATTTACAGGTATTTTGAAAGTAAGCACATGTTGCTTATTTATTTAAGCTCATGGTATTGGCGTTGGATTGAATACCAATTAGTCATTGAAACCTTTAGCATAAAGGATAGCACAGAAAAATTAATTCAAGCCATAGAAGTAGTGACAAGAACTACAGAAGAAGACAAAAATTTCTCACACATTAATGAAGTCATATTAAATAAAATTATCATTAATGAAAACTCAAAATCATATTTAACGAAACGAGTAGATTCTGAGAACAAAGAAGGCTACTTTTCATCGTATAAACGAGTAGTTAAGAGATTAGCCTCTATTGTTTCGGATCATAATAAAACCTATGAATTTCCTACATCATTAGCCAGTTCTATTACAGAAGGAGCTTTACATCAACAGTTTTTGAAATTACATTTTAAAACAATTACCAATTGCAATAACAACATTTCACCCACTAAATTTTATACAGACTTAATTCTAAAAATATTATCTAATGACTAA
- a CDS encoding peptidase domain-containing ABC transporter, translating to MTNNTLTPWKRFLGLLKIERKDIFQIAYYAIFEGLVSLSLPLGIQAIINLIQGAQVSASWIVLVVLVTIGVIFSGVLKLMQLRIIETIQQRIFTRASFELSYRFPKIKMKELRNYYLPELANRFFDTLTIQKGLSKILIDVPSAFLQIIFALLLLSFYHPFFILFGLLLVLLIYGVFKLTAQRGIETSLDESKNKYKVAHWLQEVARSVVSFKLSGKTSLALQKNDNLVHNYLHSRESHFKILVIQFIQMISFKVLVTAGLLLIGGFLVLDQKMNIGQFVAAEIIVLLVINSVEKLILGLESFYDVLTSIEKLGQVADKPIETQFGESLTKVLPIHLEDVSYKVSNRILPILSNINLKIERGDRILVQGESGSGKSSLLQLVAAVNEPTAGFINVNNLSIQSLHINSYRSKLGLSLSEETPFEGTLRENITFGNTEIKDDEIYHVLDVVGLTEFLKIQPNGLNSIMKPEGKQMAYTIAKKIILARAIVIKPELLILEDPLDQFQQEETKKIINYLANPDQPWSLIVVSSNNNWKKQCNKHIVLEKGQIKK from the coding sequence ATGACTAACAACACCTTAACACCTTGGAAGAGATTTTTAGGTTTATTAAAGATAGAGCGTAAAGATATCTTTCAAATTGCTTACTATGCAATTTTTGAGGGATTAGTTTCATTATCGCTTCCACTAGGAATTCAAGCAATTATAAACCTTATCCAAGGAGCTCAAGTTTCTGCTTCTTGGATTGTACTTGTAGTTCTAGTAACGATTGGAGTGATATTTTCTGGTGTTTTAAAATTAATGCAGTTAAGAATTATTGAAACCATTCAGCAAAGAATTTTTACGAGAGCATCGTTTGAATTAAGTTATCGATTTCCTAAAATTAAAATGAAAGAATTAAGAAATTATTATCTTCCTGAACTAGCCAACAGGTTTTTTGATACTCTGACAATCCAGAAAGGATTATCAAAAATCTTAATAGACGTTCCTTCTGCATTTTTACAGATTATTTTTGCTTTATTATTACTTTCATTCTATCATCCATTTTTTATCCTATTCGGATTATTATTGGTTTTACTAATCTACGGCGTATTTAAATTAACAGCACAACGAGGAATCGAAACTAGTCTAGATGAGTCTAAAAACAAATATAAAGTTGCTCACTGGTTACAAGAAGTTGCTCGCTCCGTGGTTAGTTTTAAACTTTCTGGTAAAACAAGTTTAGCACTTCAAAAAAATGATAATCTTGTACATAATTATCTTCATTCAAGAGAAAGCCACTTTAAAATCTTGGTAATTCAGTTTATTCAAATGATAAGTTTTAAAGTACTTGTAACGGCAGGATTACTCTTAATTGGAGGATTTTTAGTCTTGGATCAAAAAATGAATATCGGACAGTTTGTAGCTGCTGAAATCATTGTATTGTTAGTAATAAATTCAGTTGAAAAATTAATTTTAGGATTAGAATCTTTTTATGATGTGTTAACTTCTATTGAAAAACTTGGGCAGGTAGCTGACAAACCCATCGAAACACAGTTCGGAGAATCATTAACAAAAGTTTTACCTATTCATTTAGAGGATGTTTCTTATAAGGTATCAAATAGAATATTACCTATTCTAAGTAATATAAATCTTAAAATTGAAAGAGGAGATCGAATATTAGTGCAAGGTGAAAGTGGATCAGGTAAATCTAGTTTACTTCAACTTGTTGCTGCTGTAAATGAGCCTACCGCAGGATTTATTAATGTTAATAATCTTTCCATTCAAAGTTTACACATTAACTCATATCGCTCAAAATTAGGTTTATCATTATCTGAGGAAACACCGTTTGAAGGGACATTAAGGGAAAATATAACATTCGGTAATACAGAGATCAAAGATGATGAAATTTATCATGTATTAGACGTGGTTGGATTAACAGAATTCTTGAAAATTCAACCTAACGGGCTAAATTCAATCATGAAACCAGAAGGGAAACAAATGGCTTACACCATCGCTAAGAAAATTATTCTTGCAAGAGCTATTGTAATTAAACCTGAACTTTTGATTCTTGAGGATCCTTTAGATCAGTTCCAACAGGAAGAGACTAAGAAAATTATTAATTACTTGGCTAACCCAGATCAACCTTGGAGTTTAATTGTAGTGAGTAGCAATAATAATTGGAAGAAACAATGTAACAAGCACATAGTTTTGGAAAAAGGTCAAATTAAAAAATAA
- a CDS encoding HlyD family secretion protein, with protein MLNISNNSISKNIDLTSFKSGKNIFTKEYYKTFRKFLLAASIIMLIILFLPWTQNISSKGNVTTLQPNQRPQTLQSQIPGRIEEWFVREGDFVKKGDTILRISEIKSDYFDTRLTERTQEQLNVKSQSVDAYNNKVNALNRQVNALKREKTLKLKQANNKLLQSRLQVKSDSIDFKAAKIKNTIAQTQFDRVINLQKEGLKAVKDVEEKRAKLQEAAAKLISQENKYLASQNKVINAKIELSTITANYDDKIAKANSDLFTAKSAALDTKAQVSKLEINVANYARRNSLLYITAPQDGFINKAIKSGIGETFKEGDQLVGIMPANYELAVEMFVRPIDLPLVHIDEDVRVQFDGWPAIVFSGWPNVSYGTYGAKVVAIENFISENGMYRVLIAPNPDDHPWPTAIRVGSGAKTIALLENVPIWFELWRQINSFPPNFYQPKGKKDNSTKKEK; from the coding sequence ATGCTAAATATCTCTAACAATTCTATATCAAAAAATATTGATTTGACTAGTTTCAAATCAGGTAAAAATATATTCACAAAAGAATACTATAAAACCTTTAGAAAATTTTTACTCGCAGCATCCATAATTATGTTAATCATACTCTTTTTACCATGGACGCAAAACATTTCAAGTAAAGGAAATGTAACAACCTTACAACCAAATCAAAGACCACAAACTTTACAATCTCAAATTCCTGGAAGAATTGAGGAGTGGTTTGTTCGTGAAGGTGATTTTGTAAAGAAAGGTGATACTATTTTAAGAATCTCTGAGATAAAAAGTGATTACTTCGATACTCGCTTAACTGAAAGAACACAAGAACAATTAAATGTAAAATCGCAATCAGTTGATGCTTACAACAACAAAGTAAATGCTCTTAATAGGCAAGTTAATGCATTAAAACGAGAGAAAACTTTAAAACTAAAACAAGCAAACAACAAGTTACTACAATCTCGTTTACAAGTTAAGAGTGATAGTATTGACTTTAAAGCAGCTAAAATTAAGAATACAATTGCACAAACACAGTTTGATCGTGTTATCAATCTTCAAAAAGAAGGTCTAAAAGCAGTTAAAGATGTTGAAGAGAAACGTGCTAAACTTCAAGAAGCCGCAGCTAAATTGATTTCACAAGAAAATAAATACTTAGCATCTCAAAATAAAGTCATTAATGCAAAAATTGAATTGTCGACAATCACAGCAAATTACGATGACAAAATTGCTAAAGCAAATAGTGATTTATTCACGGCAAAATCAGCTGCTTTAGATACAAAAGCTCAAGTTTCAAAATTAGAAATTAACGTTGCTAATTATGCAAGAAGAAATAGTTTGCTTTACATAACAGCTCCACAAGACGGTTTTATTAATAAAGCTATTAAATCTGGAATTGGAGAAACATTTAAAGAAGGAGATCAGTTAGTAGGTATCATGCCAGCAAATTATGAATTAGCTGTTGAAATGTTCGTTAGACCGATTGATTTACCATTGGTTCATATTGATGAAGACGTTCGAGTACAATTCGATGGTTGGCCTGCAATTGTATTTAGTGGATGGCCAAATGTATCCTACGGTACTTATGGAGCTAAAGTTGTCGCGATTGAAAATTTCATTAGTGAAAACGGTATGTATCGAGTTTTAATTGCTCCTAATCCCGATGATCATCCATGGCCTACAGCAATACGTGTAGGTTCTGGAGCAAAAACAATTGCTCTTTTAGAAAATG